A part of Setaria viridis chromosome 8, Setaria_viridis_v4.0, whole genome shotgun sequence genomic DNA contains:
- the LOC117866408 gene encoding probable carboxylesterase 18: MPLTSRRRAPPPSASCAAGTVHSMPAVAAAEVVATGPLLSPTGLCTLQICNSSFALVWVLEPHRQLLETTRAPGLSAPRKYATTETQGGDLLGCDRARQPAARRPDPPVSESKDRARPRLARILARNGQRRKTTVDTGTALSCPPRLSHSKSPAPHELSLSLNPLLSAEAERSGSQQRQTAMGQAAGDPAPAVETAKGRVAPPMPWRTRLVVLAAGYVTDATRRADGTVNRRLLAVLDKGVAASGTPRNGVASRDVDIDDPAVPLLRARLFYPAAGGAGAEDEEGHRPLPVVVFFHGGGFAYLSAASPSYDAACRRIARHARAAVLSVEYRRAPEHRYPAAYDDGLAALRFVGNHHHHDHQPPVDASRCFLAGDSAGGNIAHHVARRYALDPSAFPRVRLAGLIAIQPFFGGEERTPAELRLDGAPIVNVPRTDWMWRAFLPPGADRSHEACSPTAAVAGIKSAPAFPPVTVVVGGYDPLQDWQRRYCDALRREGKEVRVLEYPDAIHAFYVFPEFPDAKDLMLRIKEIVAGSE, from the coding sequence ATGCCATTAACTTCCCGGCGAcgggctcctcctccgtcgGCGTCGTGCGCGGCTGGGACGGTGCATTCGATGCCAGCCGTGGCCGCTGCGGAGGTAGTTGCAACGGGGCCATTACTTTCCCCCACGGGACTCTGCACTCTGCAGATCTGCAATTCATCGTTTGCCTTGGTCTGGGTCCTCGAGCCCCACCGCCAACTACTAGAAACAACCCGCGCTCCCGGCCTCTCCGCTCCGCGTAAATATGCCACGACAGAAACCCAGGGCGGCGACCTGCTAGGCTGTGACCGCGCGCGACAACCCGCTGCGCGCCGACCGGACCCACCAGTCAGCGAAAGTAAAGATCGTGCGCGTCCCCGTCTCGCTAGAATTTTAGCGCGCAACggacagaggaggaagacgacggtgGACACAGGGACAGCCTTGTCGTGCCCTCCGAGACTCTCCCACTCCAAGAGTCCAGCGCCACacgaactctctctctctctcaacccCCTCCTCAGCGCAGAAGCAGAGCGGAGCGGGAGCCAGCAGCGACAGACAGCCATGGGGCAGGCCGCCGGggacccggcgccggcggtggagacGGCCAAGGGGCGCGTGGCGCCGCCGATGCCGTGGAGGACGCGGCTGGTCGTGCTGGCGGCCGGCTACGTCACCGACGCCACCCGCCGCGCCGACGGCACCGtcaaccgccgcctcctcgccgtcctcgatAAGGGCGTCGCCGCGTCGGGGACCCCGCGGAACGGCGTCGCGTCGCGGGACGTCGACATCGACGACCCCGCCGTGCCACTCCTCCGCGCGCGCCTCTTCTaccccgcggccggcggcgccggcgcggaggacgaggagggccaCCGGCCGCTCCCCGTGGTGGTGttcttccacggcggcgggttCGCGTACCTCTCCGCGGCGTCCCCGTCCTACgacgccgcctgccgccgcatcgcccgccacgcgcgcgccgcggtgCTGTCCGTCGAGTAccgccgcgcgcccgagcaCCGCTACCCGGCCGCCTACGACGacggcctcgccgcgctccgcttcgtcggcaaccaccaccaccacgaccacCAACCGCCGGTCGACGCCTCGCGCTGCTTCCTCGCCGGGGACAGCGCGGGCGGCAACATCGCGCACCACGTCGCGCGCCGCTACGCCCTCGACCCCTCCGCGTTCCCCCGCGTCCGCCTCGCGGGCCTCATCGCCATCCAGCCCTTCttcggcggggaggagcggacgCCGGCCGAGCTCCGGCTCGACGGCGCGCCCATCGTGAACGTCCCGCGCACCGACTGGATGTGGCGCGCGTTCCTGCCCCCCGGCGCCGACCGCTCCCACGAGGCGTGCTCCCCGACCGCCGCGGTGGCGGGGATCAAGTCCGCCCCGGCGTTCCCGCCGGTCACGGTCGTTGTCGGCGGGTACGACCCGCTGCAGGACTGGCAGCGGCGGTACTGCGACGCGTTGCGCCGCGAGGGGAAGGAGGTGCGGGTGCTCGAGTACCCCGACGCCATCCACGCGTTCTACGTGTTCCCGGAGTTCCCGGACGCCAAGGACCTCATGCTAAGGATCAAGGAGATCGTCGCCGGCAGCGAGTGA